In one window of Thermoplasmata archaeon DNA:
- a CDS encoding homoserine kinase: protein MSDEWVKIAAPATSANIGAGFDTFGIALESPCEIIEGRRIESGMRIVEVKGPGAEMIPTDPEKNSVTIAAKEYLKLAGEDFGIEVKITKAIRPCSGMGSSGASAGGGAYLAHVLAGEKRPIKDVIIAAAKAEGSTSGGFHADNVAPCILGGFTIIRSNEPLDVMSVKPPENLGIVAALPDVMVPTKEARAVLPKEVSIKDMVFHIGHSSSLVFGMMSGDIDLIGRSIADAVIEPARQKLVPHIKKAEAAAMANGAISSCIGGSGPCILSLYNKDKTDGKAIAEAVAKVYSDNGMKCETWITNCGLGCRRI from the coding sequence ATGAGCGACGAATGGGTTAAAATTGCCGCACCAGCCACTTCAGCGAACATCGGAGCTGGCTTCGACACCTTCGGTATCGCATTGGAATCTCCCTGCGAGATCATCGAAGGCAGAAGGATCGAGTCCGGGATGAGGATCGTAGAGGTCAAAGGTCCCGGAGCGGAGATGATCCCCACAGACCCTGAGAAGAATTCCGTCACTATAGCAGCAAAAGAGTACCTAAAGCTCGCAGGGGAGGACTTCGGTATCGAGGTGAAGATCACCAAGGCCATCAGACCATGCAGCGGAATGGGTTCATCTGGGGCATCGGCCGGAGGAGGAGCATACCTCGCTCACGTCCTTGCAGGCGAGAAGCGTCCGATCAAGGACGTAATAATCGCAGCGGCAAAAGCGGAAGGTTCTACCTCAGGCGGTTTCCATGCGGACAACGTAGCTCCCTGCATCCTGGGTGGATTCACCATCATAAGGTCCAACGAACCCTTGGATGTTATGTCGGTCAAGCCTCCGGAGAATCTCGGAATCGTTGCCGCACTCCCTGATGTGATGGTCCCCACAAAGGAGGCCAGAGCAGTGCTTCCCAAAGAGGTATCGATAAAGGACATGGTATTCCACATCGGACACTCATCATCGCTTGTCTTCGGCATGATGTCCGGCGACATCGATCTGATCGGAAGATCCATCGCAGATGCGGTAATCGAACCCGCCAGGCAGAAACTCGTACCTCATATCAAGAAAGCAGAGGCTGCAGCTATGGCCAACGGTGCGATCTCATCTTGCATCGGCGGCTCTGGACCGTGCATATTATCACTTTACAACAAGGACAAGACCGACGGCAAGGCAATCGCTGAAGCCGTCGCGAAGGTCTATTCCGACAACGGAATGAAATGCGAAACCTGGATCACGAATTGTGGTCTCGGATGCAGGAGGATTTGA
- a CDS encoding Zn-ribbon domain-containing OB-fold protein gives MAGVAREWREIPGRYNLKGTKCGNCGKIFFPARSFCPNCRRASMGKMEEYDICRTGKVFSFSIVHEAPESNNLQKPYAVAMVQTDDGVMITAQLVDVEFDKVQIGMPVRAVLRKLSTDGESGVIRYGYKFVPNE, from the coding sequence ATGGCCGGAGTAGCAAGAGAGTGGAGGGAGATCCCCGGAAGGTACAACCTGAAGGGAACGAAGTGCGGTAACTGCGGAAAGATCTTCTTCCCCGCACGCAGCTTCTGTCCCAACTGCCGCAGGGCCAGCATGGGCAAGATGGAAGAGTACGATATCTGCAGGACCGGAAAGGTATTCTCATTCTCTATAGTCCACGAGGCTCCTGAGTCCAACAACCTTCAGAAGCCCTATGCGGTCGCAATGGTGCAGACCGACGACGGAGTGATGATCACCGCCCAGCTTGTGGATGTCGAATTCGACAAGGTCCAGATCGGAATGCCCGTTCGCGCTGTGCTCAGGAAGCTGAGCACCGACGGCGAGTCAGGTGTCATCCGCTATGGATACAAATTCGTCCCGAACGAGTGA
- a CDS encoding thiolase domain-containing protein, with protein sequence MREVAIIGVGITKFGELWNKSFRALGIEAGAKAIEDANLSGSEIDGVFIGNLSAGRFINQQHIDALVADYTGMATRHIPATRVEAGGASGGVAFRQGVMAVASGMHDIVMVGGAEKMTDLDDASINSVMDATADSEWEAEMGATFASLHAMIAQRMIYEGTATREEIASVAVNSHFHGAFNPNAQFKKAVPIETVLRSGPVATPLGMFDTAPISDGAASVVLCPLEDAKKYTDKYVKVAASAQASDTLALFQRPDITSYGATVAASQKAYELAGITAADINVAEVHDVYSVGGIMALQDLGFYKKGEAGKAMLEGQCHFDSGKVAINTSGGLKARGHPIGATGVAQIVEIAHQLRGTADNRQVKDAKYGLAQNVGGTGSAVTVSILEAI encoded by the coding sequence ATGAGGGAAGTAGCAATCATTGGAGTAGGAATCACCAAGTTCGGTGAGCTTTGGAACAAATCCTTCAGGGCGCTCGGTATCGAGGCAGGTGCGAAGGCAATCGAGGACGCCAATCTCTCCGGAAGCGAGATCGATGGTGTGTTCATCGGAAACCTCTCCGCAGGACGTTTCATCAACCAGCAGCACATAGATGCGCTGGTTGCAGATTATACCGGAATGGCAACCAGGCATATACCCGCAACAAGGGTGGAGGCCGGAGGAGCTTCCGGAGGAGTCGCATTCAGGCAGGGAGTCATGGCCGTGGCATCCGGAATGCACGACATCGTAATGGTCGGAGGAGCGGAGAAGATGACGGATCTCGACGATGCATCCATCAATTCTGTCATGGACGCGACCGCAGATTCCGAATGGGAGGCCGAGATGGGAGCGACATTCGCATCCCTTCACGCCATGATAGCCCAGAGGATGATCTATGAGGGCACAGCGACACGCGAGGAAATCGCGTCCGTAGCTGTGAACAGTCACTTCCACGGAGCATTCAACCCCAACGCACAGTTCAAGAAGGCGGTCCCTATCGAGACCGTTCTGAGGTCAGGTCCTGTAGCGACACCCTTGGGAATGTTCGATACCGCACCTATCTCGGATGGAGCCGCATCCGTCGTTCTCTGTCCCTTGGAGGATGCCAAGAAGTACACCGATAAATACGTTAAAGTCGCGGCATCCGCTCAGGCCAGCGATACTCTGGCGCTCTTCCAGAGACCTGACATCACATCCTATGGTGCTACCGTGGCCGCATCTCAGAAGGCTTACGAGCTGGCGGGCATCACCGCTGCAGACATCAACGTCGCAGAGGTCCACGATGTCTATTCAGTCGGAGGAATTATGGCCCTTCAGGACCTTGGATTCTATAAGAAGGGAGAGGCCGGAAAGGCGATGCTCGAAGGCCAATGCCACTTCGATTCCGGAAAGGTCGCGATCAACACCTCCGGAGGACTGAAGGCACGCGGACATCCCATCGGAGCCACTGGTGTGGCGCAGATCGTAGAGATCGCCCACCAGCTCAGGGGAACCGCAGATAACAGGCAGGTCAAGGACGCGAAGTACGGTCTTGCACAGAACGTCGGAGGAACCGGTTCTGCTGTTACCGTCAGTATCCTGGAGGCGATCTGA